The genomic region GTTCGCCTGGGACCTGATCCGGGAGGGCTCGCCCTACGTCCTGGAGCCGGCCAACCCCTTCCCGCTGATGGGTGGCAAGGCCGTCGAGACGATCGAGACGATCGTCGGTGGCGGCGAGCTGCCCAGCAAGGTCGTCTACATGAAGCCCTGCCTGGTCAACGTGCAGACCGTGCCTGCTGAGGGTGAGGAGCCCGACTGGGAGAACTGCGCGTACTTCCCCGGTGAGGTCTGATCCGAGCCACCCACACGCAAAAACGAGGCGACAGGCACCTGACGTGACGAAGCAGAACGAGCCGGGGCGGGAGACCCCTCGCCCCGGCACGCTCCTGGAGGTCCGCGACGCAGTCAAGGACTATCCCGGGACACGGGCACTGGACCACATGGACTTCTCCCTCCTGGCGGGGGAGGTGCACGCCCTCCTCGGTGAGAACGGCGCCGGCAAGTCCACCCTCATCAAGGCACTCGCGGGTGCCATCCAGCTCAGCGCCGGCACCATCGAGGTCGACGGCGTCGAGGTGGAGATCCGCAACCCGCAGCGGGCGCAGGCCCTCGGTGTGTCGGTCGTCCACCAGCACGGCAACCTCATCCCCGAGCTGTCGATCACCGAGAACGTGCTGATGGTGGAGGGACTGGGGCGTCGCGCGGGAATCCTCGTCAGTTGGCGCACAGCCCACCGGCGCACTGCCCGGCTGCTGGAGCGGGTCGGCCTGTCCGAGCTGGATCCTCACCGCGAAGTCTCTACGCTCGGTCCCCACGAGCAGGCCATGGTCGCCGTCGCCAAGGCCCTGGCCAGCAACGCTCGGGTGATCATCCTCGACGAGCCGACCACGGCGCTCCAGCCGGCGGAGGTCGACACGCTCTTCGCCCAGATGCGCAAGCTCACGGAGGAGGGCATCGGGTTCGTCTTCGTGACCCACCGGCTCGGCGAGGTGTTCAAGGTCTGCGACCGGATCACCGTCATGCGTGACGGGGCCCTGGTCGGGACGTGGGACGCAGCGGACCTCGATCACGACTCGCTCGTGGACCAGCTGGTGGGCGCGGAGAAGCAGATCTCGCACGAGGCCTACCGCGGTGCGGGACAAACGGGTGAGGTGGTCCTGGAGGTCCGTGGACTGCGTGGTGACGTGCTGCGTGGCCTCGACCTCGTGGCTCGGGCCGGGGAGGTCGTGGGCGTGGCCAGCCTTCCCGGAGAGGGAGCCGAGCAGGTCGTCGAGTCGCTCTACGGACTGTGTCGCGCGCAGGGCGAGATCCTGGTCCGTGGGGTGCCCAAGAAGATCCGGAGCCCGCAGCAAGCAGTCAGGGCAGGGATGGCGCTCGTGCCGCGCGACAGGCTGGGGCAGGGGCTGGTCAGCGACCTCTCCATCCGCGAGAACGCCACCCTGGCCACCACCCGCGACTACGTCAGCGATCCTGTCCTGCGCTGGATGCGCAAGGGGCGGGAGCGCCGCGACGTCACAGCGGTGATGGACCAGCTGAACCTGAAGAGTGGGGGTCTCGAGAGCGAGGTCCGAACACTGTCGGGTGGCAACGCCCAGAAGGTGGTCATCGGCCGCTGGTTGCTGAGCCGCGCCACGGTCTACCTGCTCGACTCGCCCACCGCCGCAGTCGACGTGCACACGAAGGGCGAGATCTATGCCCTGGCCCGCAGCCTCGCCGACGACGGCGCGGCCGTGATCTTCACCTCCACCGAGCTCGAGGAGTTCGTCCGGGTCTGCGACCGGGTCCTCGTGCTGCACGACGGAGAGGTCGTCGGCGAGCTCGCTGGCGACGAGAACACCGTCAACTCGATCATGCGACTGTC from Nocardioides salarius harbors:
- a CDS encoding sugar ABC transporter ATP-binding protein; protein product: MTKQNEPGRETPRPGTLLEVRDAVKDYPGTRALDHMDFSLLAGEVHALLGENGAGKSTLIKALAGAIQLSAGTIEVDGVEVEIRNPQRAQALGVSVVHQHGNLIPELSITENVLMVEGLGRRAGILVSWRTAHRRTARLLERVGLSELDPHREVSTLGPHEQAMVAVAKALASNARVIILDEPTTALQPAEVDTLFAQMRKLTEEGIGFVFVTHRLGEVFKVCDRITVMRDGALVGTWDAADLDHDSLVDQLVGAEKQISHEAYRGAGQTGEVVLEVRGLRGDVLRGLDLVARAGEVVGVASLPGEGAEQVVESLYGLCRAQGEILVRGVPKKIRSPQQAVRAGMALVPRDRLGQGLVSDLSIRENATLATTRDYVSDPVLRWMRKGRERRDVTAVMDQLNLKSGGLESEVRTLSGGNAQKVVIGRWLLSRATVYLLDSPTAAVDVHTKGEIYALARSLADDGAAVIFTSTELEEFVRVCDRVLVLHDGEVVGELAGDENTVNSIMRLSFGRNSD